In the Carassius gibelio isolate Cgi1373 ecotype wild population from Czech Republic chromosome A2, carGib1.2-hapl.c, whole genome shotgun sequence genome, one interval contains:
- the cacybp gene encoding calcyclin-binding protein yields the protein MDISEMIAGLESDLKEITSVLEKCERQRVRDVLTQEQKKIEKELEQKRQQKLQQAKKDSGDKTDTTLKGYTVKINNYGWDQSDKFVKIYITLKGVHTIPAENVEANFTERGFNVLVKDLDGKNHQMTVNNLLYPIIVAGSSKKIKTDMVLIMCKKKATKKWDCLTQVEKQSKEKDKPNLDANADPSEGLMSVLKKIYTDGDDEMKRTINKAWVESQEKKAKADDFDF from the exons ATGGACATCAGTGAGATG ATCGCCGGTCTCGAGAGTGATCTTAAAGAGATCACGAGTGTGCTGGAGAAATGTGAACGCCAGCGCGTGCGGGATGTGTTAACGCAAGAGCAGAAGAAGATCGAGAAAGAGCTGGAACAGAAACGACAGCAGAAACTGCAGCAAGCCAAGAAAGACTCTGGAGACAAAACGGACACAACACTCAAAGGATACACAGTTAAGATTAATAATTATG GATGGGACCAGTCTGACAAATTCGTCAAAATCTACATCACACTTAAAGGTGTACATACTATTCCAGCTGAAAATGTTGAGGCCAACTTCACAGAGAG AGGTTTCAATGTTCTGGTCAAAGACCTGGATGGGAAGAACCATCAAATGACAGTCAACAACCTTTTATATCCCATTATTGTAGCAGGGAGTAGTAAAAAG ATCAAAACAGACATGGTCCTTATTATGTGCAAGAAGAAGGCAACAAAAAAGTGGGACTGCTTGACACAAGTAGAAAAACAGTCTAAGGAGAAAGA CAAACCCAACTTGGATGCGAATGCTGATCCAAGCGAGGGACTGATGAGCGTCCTGAAGAAGATCTACACGGATGGAGATGACGAGATGAAACGCACTATCAACAAGGCCTGGGTTGAGTCTCAGGAGAAGAAGGCCAAAGCAGATGACTTTGACTTTTAA